Proteins from a genomic interval of Amphiura filiformis chromosome 9, Afil_fr2py, whole genome shotgun sequence:
- the LOC140160375 gene encoding acid-sensing ion channel 1C-like, with amino-acid sequence MGDSVGANESLEHKFVNSTSFHGIAQIADRNKSTWLRTAWILAFATCTGVCGWQIYLRFEALHDINTIVSRVYKNELDFPAVTICNFNRYRASQVTEEDLPFIRYALFAEEDYYGDSYDDHSQFDMSSFDYSEFIQNRTFNYTEFTKRTGFVLDNNTLLECKWRGRDCIADNFTHVFTSYGNCWTFNSGKDNRGNDLPILTEDQPGSENGLKLIINIQQDEYTETLSGNIQAGLKVLVHDQADPPLMDSLGSAVPPGYYAFMAIRKEMFMNLEPPWGKCNRSKTLEYYDKYTLSGCFIECRLTLIFEKCECRPIRYPGIAEVCTPYQTATCVKDVLSEFKSGSLGICECPVACNHTEYVTSISYGAVPSQSVADEAYQHFNETLEYQRMNFVVIDIFYEALNFQSFKENKAMTVSTLISNIGGNVGLFLGGSILTFAEIIDYVLLKCCGLCSAEKKRVSKEDVKSTTGENTQQQGLDNPMQLY; translated from the exons ATGGGTGATAGTGTCGGTGCAAATGAAAGTTTGGAACATAAATTTGTTAATTCAACAAGTTTTCACGGTATTGCTCAAATCGCAGACAGAAACAAATCAACATGGCTACGTACTGCTTGGATTCTTGCCTTTGCTACTTGCACCGGTGTATGCGGATGGCAAATATACCTAAGATTCGAGGCGTTACACGATATCAACACAATTGTGTCTCGTGTATACAAAAATGAACTCGACTTTCCGGCAGTTACTATATGTAATTTTAACAG GTATCGAGCATCACAGGTAACAGAAGAAGATTTGCCATTTATTCGCTATGCTTTGTTTGCTGAAGAAGACTATTACGGCGACAGTTATGATGATCAtagtcaatttgatatgtctTCATTTGATTACTCGGAATTTATTCAGAACCGTACATTCAACTACACAGAGTTTACAAAACGCACTGGGTTTGTTTTGGATAACAATACGTTACTTGAGTGTAAATGGCGTGGTAGAGACTGTATTGCGGAC AACTTCACTCATGTTTTTACGTCTTATGGGAACTGTTGGACGTTCAATAGTGGGAAGGACAACCGTGGTAATGATTTACCCATCTTAACAGAAGACCAACCTGGCTCTGAAAATGGTTTGAAATTGATCATAAATATCCAACAG GATGAGTATACAGAAACATTGAGTGGTAACATCCAGGCAGGTCTCAAGGTTCTTGTTCATGATCAGGCAGATCCACCACTTATGGACTCACTTGGTTCAGCTGTACCACCGGGATATTATGCATTCATGGCGATAAGGAAAGAAATG ttcATGAACTTAGAGCCTCCATGGGGCAAATGTAACCGAAGTAAAACACTTGAATACTACGACAAATACACACTAAGCGGATGTTTTATCGAATGCAGGCTGACACTTATATTCGAGAAAtgtgaatgtaggcctattag ATATCCAGGTATTGCCGAAGTGTGTACCCCATATCAAACAGCAACCTGTGTTAAAGATGTGCTTA GCGAGTTTAAATCCGGTTCTTTAGGGATATGCGAATGTCCAGTTGCATGCAATCACACAGAGTATGTAACATCGATATCATACGGAGCTGTACCCAGCCAAAGCGTAGCCGATGAAGCATATCAGCATTTCAATGAAACTCTTGAATATCAACG AATGAATTTTGTTGTAATAGATATTTTCTACGAAGCGCTCAATTTCCAGTCTTTTAAAGAGAATAAAGCAATGACGGTTTCAACCTTGATAA GTAATATTGGAGGAAACGTGGGATTATTTTTGGGAGGCAGTATTCTTACATTCGCAGAAATAATAGATTACGTATTGCTCAAGTGTTGTGGTCTTTGTAGTGCCGAAAAGAAACGGGTATCAAAGGAAGATGTcaaatcaactacaggagaaaacACGCAACAACAGGGTCTGGATAATCCAATGCAACTTTATTAA